In Melospiza melodia melodia isolate bMelMel2 chromosome 20, bMelMel2.pri, whole genome shotgun sequence, a single genomic region encodes these proteins:
- the LRRC75B gene encoding leucine-rich repeat-containing protein 75B: MGSRLSRQSSLEEESAEEPCPGRLESGRGDFHLSSLLLHPQKLPGVLRKASPAPYVRRVGWLREIQATIREHKREHAVHILRLLRKDLGLEGTFLNEVLYKNATFLNLVDPISHDLLMSLARDLQCPKKEYDPWKSSDRICRQLIYHLTPHSKWHRHGMPRRKSQVCLKTSLQKKVSQDSMDLSGIPLSMRDVHRMAYYLQNHGDRLTSVDLSFTELNDDMVRLLLPFLGALPKLTHLSLNGNRLTRATMKELTDTMKDMNKFPCLAWVDLGNNVDVSSMPQPLLVGLRKRLSQQTTLPTIYEALDCDSEIAGGHEGSQPEDEAAGSAPPRALSQQGCER; encoded by the exons ATGGGCTCCCGGCTGAGCCGGCAGAGCAGCCTGGAGGAGGAGAGCGCCGAGGAGCCGTGCCCGGGCAGGCTGGAGAGCGGCCGCGGCGACTTCCACCTCTCGTCGCTGCTGCTGCACCCGCAGAAGCTGCCCGGGGTGCTGCGGAAAGCATCGCCCGCGCCCTACGTGCGGCGGGTGGGGTGGCTGCGGGAGATCCAGGCCACCATCCGGGAGCACAAGCGGGAGCACGCCGTGCACATCCTCCGGCTGCTCAGGAAG GACCTAGGACTGGAAGGAACATTTCTCAATGAAGTGCTCTACAAAAATGCGACTTTCCTCAACTTGGTGGATCCCATCTCCCATGACCTGCTGATGAGCCTTGCCAGAGACCTGCAGTGTCCCAAAAAG GAGTATGACCCCTGGAAATCCTCGGACAGGATCTGCAGGCAGCTGATTTACCACCTGACCCCGCACTCCAAGTGGCACCGGCACGGGATGCCCCGCAGGAAGTCCCAAGTGTG CCTGAAGACCAGCCTGCAGAAGAAGGTGAGCCAGGACTCCATGGATTTGTCAGGGATCCCCCTGAGCATGCGGGACGTGCACCGCATGGCCTACTACCTGCAGAACCACGGCGACCGCCTCACCTCGGTGGACCTGAGCTTCACGGAGCTCAACGACGACATGGTGcgcctgctgctgcccttcctcgGCGCGCTGCCCAAGCTCACCCACCTGTCCCTCAACGGCAACCGCCTCACGCGGGCCACCATGAAGGAGCTGACTGACACCATGAAGGACATGAACAAGTTCCCTTGCCTGGCCTGGGTGGACCTCGGCAACAACGTGGACGTGTCCTCCATGCCGCAGCCGCTGCTGGTGGGCCTGCGCAAGCGCCTCAGCCAGCAGACCACGCTGCCGACCATCTATGAGGCGCTTGACTGCGACTCTGAGATCGCCGGCGGGCACGAGGGCAGCCAGCCAGAGGATGAAGCAGCCGGAAGCGCCCCGCCACGTGCTCTTTCTCAGCAGGGCTGCGAGAGGTGA
- the SNRPD3 gene encoding small nuclear ribonucleoprotein Sm D3: protein MSIGVPIKVLHEAEGHIVTCETNTGEVYRGKLIEAEDNMNCQMSNITVTYRDGRVAQLEQVYIRGSKIRFLILPDMLKNAPMLKSMKNKNQGSGAGRGKAAILKAQVAARGRGRGMGRGNIFQKRR, encoded by the exons atGTCGATCGGAGTGCCAATCAAGGTCCTGCACGAGGCCGAGGGCCACATCGTGACCTGTGAGACCAACACTGGGGAAGTTTATCGAGGCAAACTTATCGAAGCTGAAGACAACATGAATTGTCAG ATGTCCAACATAACAGTGACATACAGAGATGGCCGGGTGGCACAGCTCGAGCAGGTGTACATCAGGGGGAGCAAGATACGGTTTCTCATCTTACCAGATATGTTGAAGAATGCTCCTATGCTAAAGAGCATGAAGAATAAAAACCAGGGTTCTGGAGCTGGCCGAGGGAAAGCAGCTATTCTCAAAGCTCAAG TGGCTGCTAGAGGAAGAGGCCGTGGGATGGGCCGTGGCAACATCTTCCAGAAGAGAAGATAA